The segment aaaaagatcaaattctTGCTAGTGAGACCTTGCTTTCGGTTGCTAATGCTTATTTGTGATTATTGCACTCATCTTTGGGACAGAATGCCACTAGAAATGGCTCCATTGACACCACCTTAGAGTCTTCTGCTTTAGTTTCAAGCAACAGATTATGTACTCGAAACTAAAGCAATGGTCACTCTATTGGACCTGGGTGACAAGAAGTGTGATCATTATGGTGGCTCCAACCATACTGAGCCTTATTATTGGGTGAAATATGGCAAGGCAGATAATGTGCATTGGGTTATTGATGGTATTGTGCAACCATAGCCTACTTCTACTCCTTGCTAGGCATGCACTTCATGGTTACTGATTAggcatttttttcctttataacGTAGGGAACCTTTCAAAAGAAGAGTCCTTTGGACACATCTCTGGCCAGTTAACCTATGGGCAACTAACACCACCCGCTAGAACTAGTTGTCAGGTAATCTAAGGGCATTCAACCTAGACGAGCTAAGCAGTTTATGCTAATGCCCAAGAGTGGTCATTGATTAGATATTTTCTAATGCTGCAATAATTAAATCATTGGTTTAGTGAGCATGTAATTGAGTTGCTTATTATCATATTAGCTGTGAATCCTCAAGAGGATATGTAGTAACTAAAGTGTAATAGTTTCAAGATCCTAGGGAATTTCTATTGGAGATGAATTCCTTCCAAAGGAATAATTAGTGTAACTATTAAGAATTGGATTTGGTGCACAATTGTTTTAGAGAGTAATAATATCAGTTCATCACAACAAGCTGTGAAAGAATTGTGTCAATACGGCATGTATCATGTTGCCATTTTGAATTGCTTCTAGTTATTAGGAAGCATGGACATGGCAAAAGTGGCTGTGTATCTGTGTCGAAGACAGGCATGCCTTGTTCATGGCTGAATGCATGTCCGTGGAGTGTCCAACCAATTTTTTAAATGGCGACGCAGTAAATTTACTTCTGGGACATGATTGaccaaagaattaaaaaaaaggaaaatgtcaAATCTGTAAGCTCACGATTGTTGATCGATAGATTAAAAGCTTCAAatacaactctctctctttctcatggCATCGAACAACCTCCCTCTCTTCTGCGTCACTACATCAGACCACTCAGCTATCAATCTGTTGTTAGATCAGTGAGTCCATGGCCATCAGCAACCCCATCACACTTCACTGGCCTCCATCTTGATATTTAGCCGCACAATTGGTCTCTCTCGCCCATTTGTGTTTGCTGTTTGTATTTGGGTTGTTTGCTTTTGCCTTTTTTAGAACACTTTGTAACGGCCATGGGGTTTTactacttttaagttttaatcattttgtttatgtgttttttaattgttatagagttttggatttttagtAAGGTTATTAAGGTCTGGTTGGTTAGGTAAGTGTATGGAgtactttcattttatttattttttaataaaaaaaaggtttctatTATGTATAATGGTATAGACTTAtagttatattattattaattattctatcaaaaaatattattatttattaataggtTTAGTTGTTGTTAGAAactattatttagtattatgattaatgttaaaatattaattagccaaattattTAGTtgcattgtttttattttattttatttatctatttttaaattgaattttttatgggtATCATGGTACTTCATTGCTATCTGTTATTGCTTTTAAATTAATTGATGGTtgttacttatttttaaaacctaaaataaacataatacgttcaaaaaatatataaatatatttaaaaataacctttaattaattaattaattgctgTGTCCCCACCATGTTGTGTCttagtttttcaagaatttttttgttgCTGTGTCCCATGTTATGTCCATGTCCATGCTTCTTGTTAGGATATTTGTAATTTGGGTTACATAAATATATGCCTAACAAAGTGTATGACTTTGGATAaaatagaatggaggaaaagaatatATGTTGCCGGCCTTGACTGATTTCCGTCCTAAAAAATTTGGAACTAAGActttgctatttttttattttttatttttttcaagtcagACTTTGCTATTGTTGTTTGGGTTACATACATATATGCAGGCATGCATGCTTTAGTtagtttacaaaattttcatcatGTAGCAATTTGGCTTCAATTGGTGATTCAAATTTCTCCATATATGCAGGTGATTACTCATGCACTGCAGAGGTCCATCGAGCACTTCCTATTTTGAAAAAAGCATACGGTGACAGCATGCATAAAGTTTTGCATGTTGGCCCAGACACCTGTTCAGTGGTTTCTAAATTGCTTAAAGAGGAGGAAACTGTGGCCTGGGGCGTGGAACCATATGATATAGAGGATGCAGATAGCAGCTGCAGGGCTCTTGTCCACAAAGGCATTGTGCGTGTAGCTGATATCAAGTTTCCTCTTCCATATAGGCCAAAATCGTTTTCTCTTGTAATTATTTCTGATGCTTTAGATTACTTATCTCCAAGATACCTCAACAGGACCCTTCCTGATTTGGCAAGAGTATCAGCTGATGGTCTTGTGGTATTTACAGGTAACAATTTAAAAAGAGCTTATCCTCTATTCAGAATGGATGTTGTGTATATACATACATTTTGATCCAACATTGAATCTTTTTTATTGGTATTAACCAAGTTTCAAATTCACTTGGGTCTTTTACTACTCTTTGCAATCTCAAGTTGTGTAATGCTCTTGGTACTGTGCTTTGATACAGAACTTCTTAATTTTATGCCCCCATTGAAGATTTATATAGATGATTTGCTAGGATGCATCGACTTCTATATATAGATATGCCAAAACCATGCAAAGCCAATTCCACATATATACCATGTAGTCGCCCATTAGCATTGTGCTTGAGTTGGAATTGGAATTCTTTTGTTATGTATgtatcttctcaaaaatattttaactgaaatgaattttttcACCTCTTCTGAGCATAGGAATCACTTGGTCCATGCgctttaagaaattttttttttttgaaagatgaCTTTGTCATCTTGTCGAGGAAGtgcaaagaaaaatttattttagttttaaaagtcaattgtatatttttttttatattaatctatttgatttattttagctCTTATCAGTTAATTacattattagtattttttttttaattttgtagagtCAAGGGTATTTTTGCAATTCAATAACTGGACTTTCCTAAGTCAATTAGAACTTAGAAGTAGTCTATATAAGCACGCTATTATGCTCCTAAATGCTGATCGCtaggttttgttctctcttgtTTGGTGCTGATTCATGggatacttttatttttctgttcttCGATTTTGATGTTGCATCAGTTTTGGTTCTGCTTTGTGTCTCTTATGAGATGCTTTAATAGGATACATGAATATTGAGTAACATTTTTGAAAGGGTCAGAGGGTAAACTGATATAGCAAGTACACAGAATATGTGTTAAGGAAGACCCTTATTAGAGTTTTCTCCATCTTGTGCGTTTGCACTTTTCCCCTTACCTTTTTCTCTAGTATTGGTATTTCTGTGTTCGACTTCATACATAGCTAAATtgttgccccccccccccccccccccccccccccccccccccaacaaccccccaaaaaaaaaaaatcacgcaTTTGTACGTTCCTTTGTATGTACTTATGATTCATACTTACCATAGATGCcatattttttggttcttcacaattgtgttttttattcTCAGCAACTCAAGCTTTAAAGACTGTTTTTTAGTGCAACAAACTAATTCCTTATTTTAATTGAgcaatttattattgttttgaatttttataacattttttttaatatttaccaTGTAGGCTATCCTGGTCATCAGAGGGCTAAAGTTTCCGACGTGTCCAAATTTGGAAGAGCGGTAAGTGACTGTtgtctatactattatttaatagCATAGCAGTGATAGCACTTACAGGTGTCCACTTTTTAAAGGATCCAAAATTCCCTCACacattaatcaaaataaattaaaaacatttcAAATAATAGGgtcaaaaaaagtaaaatatcatATTCAACACCTAATTTTTTGGtcacaaatttgaaataaaatacaagCTAAACAATACTATAAGAAGTAGTTATAATGGTAACTTCTAAAACCCCACATTATACACTTTCTGCTCTAGAATAActacttataagttataact is part of the Quercus robur chromosome 9, dhQueRobu3.1, whole genome shotgun sequence genome and harbors:
- the LOC126699064 gene encoding probable pectin methylesterase CGR3, coding for MSRRPGNHARRLGDNGGLFSSSKSRSSPILALGLIVVGALLFIAYSYRNSGGFGNNIDTTSRVEGDYSCTAEVHRALPILKKAYGDSMHKVLHVGPDTCSVVSKLLKEEETVAWGVEPYDIEDADSSCRALVHKGIVRVADIKFPLPYRPKSFSLVIISDALDYLSPRYLNRTLPDLARVSADGLVVFTGYPGHQRAKVSDVSKFGRAAKLRSATWWVRYFVQTNLEENETAIKKFEQAATKRSFVPNCQIFHLKSFQ